AATATGTAAATACTCGGCAGATAACGGCTCGGCCCTTAATTGTTTACGTTTTAATTCTCGCTTTTTTATTTTGCGCTTATCTAGGTAAAACCAAGCCAGCATTACGAAAATGGGTAAACTCAGTAAACAATATATTAGGCTTTGGCGCATAGGTTCTCAGTTGGTAATCTCAAATCAGGTCTTAGCTTATCAAGTTCTAATAATCGAGTGGTAAGAACCTAATAAAAATATATTTTCCGTCTTGTAATTAGTTTGAAAATTGTGGACTCTAACCGACCAATTTTTTTGATACTGCGGCAAGACTATATGCAGAATATTGTTCAATAAAAGGAATTAACCGCCAGTGACATCCTCAAACGTAACACTTACAAAAGACCAAGTTTTAATTAAAGCGGCTAAAAAGTTATGTAGTAAAGGGCTTTATATTGACGCATTAAATGTGGCAGAGAGTGAATGGGGACCCATTGTGTCTTGGTCAGAGAAGCAGCAGTTATTGCTGGCTATCCGCCTATATATGAATTTAGGGGCAGATAGAAAATCAGATGCCATCATGCTAAAGCTTTGGCGCCAAAATAAAACTGATCCGGAACTGATCAGCAAAATGATGTTTTACAAAATCAATAAATTCGGGCCCATTTTGGCCGCAGAGTTTGTCGCAGAGCATGAAAAATATTTTGCTGCCGATAATCCCTTTCAAGGGGACTTATTAACCTTTAAAGCGATTATTCACCGTAATTACAAAAATTATTATGATGCTGAAAAATGTCTAAATCAAGCCATTGAGATTGATCCAGAAGATGGTTTTATCAAATCGCAAAAAATTCAACTTTTGTTTGCCCAAGATTTAGTAAATGAAGCGCAAACCCAAGCTGAATTGCTGTTCAATACATTAGGCTCGCCTTATCATTTACGGGTGCTGTCAAATATTGTCACTAAATCCTCAGGGCTCGATGCATCCATCAAATTATATGCTGAACATGCCACTAAGTTTCAGTCCGCCTTTGTTTGGTTAGAATATGCTCGCTTGCTGGGCAATGCTTATCAATGGCCTGAGTGTGAAAAAGCCATTGAGCAACAACAAAAGCTACGTATAGCCAAGGATAAAGATGACGAAACCTTAATTCGTGCTCTGCAAGGCCAAATTGCGATTCATTATCAAGATTTACCCTTAGCCAAAGAATTATTGTCTGGCTTAAAAAGTGGCTATTGGAAAATCGTAGTAGAGAACCTAGCTAAGTCTAACGGGCAGTTACAACAAAAACGCTTGGATGTGCCGTTTTTACGACAACAACATATGACTTGTGCGCCAACGACTTTGGCGGCGATTGCAAAATTTTGGGGCATAGATTTCGACTCCAAAAAAATTGCAGATCAGATTTGTTTTGACGGTACACCTGACACCAAAGAAAGGCAGTGGTTGCGAGATAATGACTTTGCTTTTGCTGAGTTTGAGCTAGAAGCCGATCTGGCTTATTCATTGATTGACCATGACATTCCTTTTGCCTTGGTCACAACAAACGGTTTTACCTCCCATATTCAAGCAGTGATTGGTTATAACAAACAAGTAGGCACTATTTATATCATGGATCCATCAAGTTCTGTGATGCAAGAGATGTTGATTAAAGAAACCATTATCTCCGAAGCTTTTAGTGGTGCACGATGTTTGGCATTTGTGCCCAAGGCCAAATCAGCCCTGTTAGACGCTTTTTCCTTTGCGGCCAGCGAACTTTATCCCATCTGTGATGAAATCAGTTTAGCCATTGAAAATAATGATATTAAAACTGCGAAGTTAGCATTAAACAGCTTGATTACTGTCGCACCAGAACATCGATTAACTTTGATTATGCAAAGACGTTACGCAGCCTGGAATAATGATCTATTCGCCATACTAGAGTTGAACAATAAGTTATTAGCCCGTTTCCCCGATGAGACAGTTTTACTCAATTCAAAATATTTTTGTCTGCGCGATTTAGGCCAAAAAGAAGACGCCTTAAATCTGCTGATTGATTATCTAAAAGATAACAACAATCTTGATTTGTTAGGCACTTTGTTTGACGAGATAGGCAAGTCAAATGAACATCAAGCATTAGCCAAAGAATTGCTATTCAAACTGAAATTATATGGCAGCTATCATTCGCCCTCACATTGGTCGATAGCCAGTTATCTTTGGTCACATAAAGACTATACCAAAGCCACGGAGCATTATTTGCTGGCGCATTGTTTAGACGAAACTAACAATTTTTATATTGAAAGTTATTTCAAAGCTGCGCGTTTTTTAAAACAGCAAGATCTGGCGTTACAGTTTTTGCTCAACAGGTTTGAAAAATACAAATATCGTTCGGCAGTGCCTGTTATGTCATTGTTCAATGCCTATGAGTTTTTGAACCTTGAACATCTAGGCGTCGATTATTTATTTGAAGCATTAAGTATTCATAATACTGACGGTAATTTATTTCGATACGTGGCCGAGAAGTTAATTGATAACGGCTTATTTGAAAAATTTGATTCTATAGTTGGTGATATAGAAAGCAGTCTAAATAGCACTGATTATCAGGAGTTGCTGGCTAAAAAGGCGATAAAAGTAGGTGATATTGATCGCGCCATCGATTTTTATAAAAATAGTTTTGCCGAAACCCCATTTGTGTCCAATATAGCCCACAGTTATTTTCAACTGTTATTCCAAACTGGCGATGTAGAAGGTTTAAACGATGTACTTTCTGAGCTGTATCAAACTCATCCGAATAACTCTTTAATTTTTGAATACATTGCTGATTGGCATAATGATTTACTGTTTAAAGACAAAATTATAAGCGAATGGATAGAGGGGCGGCCCAGCTACAGTTATGCAAGGCGCCAACTAATAGATGTAAAAATCGGTCTAGGTTTGTTTCAACAAGCTGTTGAATTAACTCAACAGACATGTGCTTTGGTCAAAGGCGACATGACTAACATGAGTTATTTAGCCAAGAGTTACCTGAAAAATGGCGACTTTATCAAAGCTAAAGAACAAGCCAGAAAAGTACTTTCAATCGACGTCGACAATAATTTAGCTTTTGATGTGTTATTAAAAGCCTGCGTTTCTGATGAAGAAAAACAACAGGCGCTAAACTTTATCTTTGAACAAATACAAACACAAACAATCTTTGGTGACTCAGCTTGGAACTATTGGTTTGCAGCCAAAGTCAGCTTAGGTCAAGCGTCCCTTAAAGCCTTTATTGAGTATATGCTCAAGCACTATAGCCATTTATGGTATGCCTATAGTTTAGCCGGTAGTTATCATCAACATTTTGGAGATCTTGATGCCGCCCAAAACGAATTGATAAAAGGGCGTGATAAGTTCCCATTAACCCCTAGAGTGCATTTCGATTTGGCACAGTTATACGAATTGCAGGGTGATACACAACAGGCCATTCTGGCATTTAATAGCGCTTTAGAGATCAACCCTGCTTGGACAGAGGTGGCTAAGCGTTTAGCTGATTTATACGAAAGAGAAAATGATCTGGTTGCTGCAGCTAATGTGCTGAGAAAAATTGTTAAACATGTTGTGGATGATGGTGTGTTGTATGGTTATCTAGCCAACATTGAGATAAAGCAAGAGCAGCCAGAAAAAGCTTTGCAGAGCCTGATTAAATCGGTAGAACATAGCCAAGATTATCGCTGGGCTTGGAATAACTTAGTCACGGTTTGCGAGCAATTAGACAAAGCCGAATTTCCGCAACAGCAGGCGCTTAAACTTGCCCAGCTAAAACCCTATAAAGCTCACGTATGGCGTGAT
The sequence above is a segment of the Paraglaciecola sp. L3A3 genome. Coding sequences within it:
- a CDS encoding tetratricopeptide repeat protein; its protein translation is MTSSNVTLTKDQVLIKAAKKLCSKGLYIDALNVAESEWGPIVSWSEKQQLLLAIRLYMNLGADRKSDAIMLKLWRQNKTDPELISKMMFYKINKFGPILAAEFVAEHEKYFAADNPFQGDLLTFKAIIHRNYKNYYDAEKCLNQAIEIDPEDGFIKSQKIQLLFAQDLVNEAQTQAELLFNTLGSPYHLRVLSNIVTKSSGLDASIKLYAEHATKFQSAFVWLEYARLLGNAYQWPECEKAIEQQQKLRIAKDKDDETLIRALQGQIAIHYQDLPLAKELLSGLKSGYWKIVVENLAKSNGQLQQKRLDVPFLRQQHMTCAPTTLAAIAKFWGIDFDSKKIADQICFDGTPDTKERQWLRDNDFAFAEFELEADLAYSLIDHDIPFALVTTNGFTSHIQAVIGYNKQVGTIYIMDPSSSVMQEMLIKETIISEAFSGARCLAFVPKAKSALLDAFSFAASELYPICDEISLAIENNDIKTAKLALNSLITVAPEHRLTLIMQRRYAAWNNDLFAILELNNKLLARFPDETVLLNSKYFCLRDLGQKEDALNLLIDYLKDNNNLDLLGTLFDEIGKSNEHQALAKELLFKLKLYGSYHSPSHWSIASYLWSHKDYTKATEHYLLAHCLDETNNFYIESYFKAARFLKQQDLALQFLLNRFEKYKYRSAVPVMSLFNAYEFLNLEHLGVDYLFEALSIHNTDGNLFRYVAEKLIDNGLFEKFDSIVGDIESSLNSTDYQELLAKKAIKVGDIDRAIDFYKNSFAETPFVSNIAHSYFQLLFQTGDVEGLNDVLSELYQTHPNNSLIFEYIADWHNDLLFKDKIISEWIEGRPSYSYARRQLIDVKIGLGLFQQAVELTQQTCALVKGDMTNMSYLAKSYLKNGDFIKAKEQARKVLSIDVDNNLAFDVLLKACVSDEEKQQALNFIFEQIQTQTIFGDSAWNYWFAAKVSLGQASLKAFIEYMLKHYSHLWYAYSLAGSYHQHFGDLDAAQNELIKGRDKFPLTPRVHFDLAQLYELQGDTQQAILAFNSALEINPAWTEVAKRLADLYERENDLVAAANVLRKIVKHVVDDGVLYGYLANIEIKQEQPEKALQSLIKSVEHSQDYRWAWNNLVTVCEQLDKAEFPQQQALKLAQLKPYKAHVWRDVAYLTEEHLKKKSLLDKALSCDRHFVPAFKDLAQMYIDQGDYKTAIAVLSNTPWLDDLPFELGILKAELFAEIGQYQDAASRMEKILFSREGYAYLWTKLYKWLEKIGDKDRYIACCYQQVSTNPHEAEALCFVGENLLQHGTAIDQEKADEYLKRAYELSPNDQYIVLTYADRLVAIEQPQAALNVLNLYTEYYEDEYVNARRVEVLTKLGEIDPALSLFSQMIADKIENYWCLNKAYNALSKSFSFEKLIAIFEQNFESLTRLQAYFWSEVYMQQFPKDGAKKVMQRLEKIAHSPAWVGMLISLLEYWCDKEIVPPEKLIAKHLDYIVETPALVEQLCNAYVNKGLFQQVIDLFAKIKDPQRLAAFCFYHYRTALQMADKWDQASPVIQQGLTLKPDNTLHNMRLWYAYDLYRTGQTLDYADLDVIDYEELIENEKYVYSTLQVALALGQDSFESKLDVITPLLRKCQQDYQATVGQKLAVHAKQLLKTKLKDSIQVTGFFATLKLVWQLSNRF